From a region of the Synechococcus sp. RS9916 genome:
- a CDS encoding response regulator transcription factor — translation MPVGVLQSPATAPVPAATLPREPSRVLIVEPHPTLRTVLVQRLRQDGHLTAAVGTAAEALEVCQEQSPDLLVSAELLERSSALRLAQHLRCPVIVLTARGGAEPVVGLLDEGADDVLRKPFGLEELAARCRTLLKRGRSGLQERVTVGPLEVHLLLRQVTLREKPVELSPREFALLCALLMPPGVVRSRQDLLRMAWPPFSGGPRSVDTQILTLRRKLEQAGLGDGGGITTVRQQGYRFSLDHVPA, via the coding sequence ATGCCAGTAGGTGTCTTGCAGTCGCCGGCGACTGCTCCTGTGCCTGCAGCCACCCTCCCCAGGGAGCCATCGCGGGTGCTCATCGTTGAGCCTCATCCCACGCTCCGCACTGTGTTGGTGCAGCGTTTGCGTCAGGACGGGCACCTCACGGCTGCGGTTGGCACTGCCGCAGAAGCTCTGGAGGTTTGTCAGGAGCAATCTCCTGATCTGCTTGTGAGTGCAGAGCTGCTCGAGCGCAGTTCTGCCTTGCGCCTTGCTCAGCATTTGCGCTGCCCTGTGATCGTGCTGACCGCCCGCGGCGGGGCTGAGCCTGTGGTGGGCCTTTTGGATGAAGGGGCTGACGATGTGTTGCGCAAGCCATTTGGTCTGGAAGAACTGGCTGCTCGCTGTCGCACCCTGCTCAAGCGTGGGCGCTCCGGTCTGCAAGAGCGGGTCACCGTGGGCCCACTGGAAGTGCATTTGCTGCTTCGTCAGGTCACTTTGCGCGAAAAGCCTGTTGAGCTCAGTCCGCGTGAGTTTGCACTGCTCTGTGCACTGTTGATGCCACCTGGCGTGGTGCGTAGTCGTCAGGACCTTCTGAGGATGGCCTGGCCTCCCTTCAGTGGTGGGCCTCGATCAGTGGATACTCAGATTCTGACGCTTCGTCGCAAATTGGAGCAGGCAGGGCTTGGTGATGGAGGTGGGATTACGACAGTCCGTCAGCAGGGCTATCGCTTCAGTTTGGATCACGTACCAGCATGA
- a CDS encoding DUF6761 family protein, with translation MTSLQHPQAIRHFQSLCDACQELTHRYHSPSELRLYADGYLHALRRSECLESRELAKLEMLIDRWILDPSSFIGPDGDMGTLYRQPELN, from the coding sequence ATGACATCCCTGCAACATCCACAAGCGATCCGACACTTCCAGTCGCTTTGTGATGCCTGCCAGGAGCTGACGCACCGCTATCACAGCCCATCCGAGCTTCGCCTGTATGCAGACGGGTATCTCCACGCCCTACGACGCAGTGAGTGCCTTGAGTCACGCGAGCTCGCCAAGCTCGAGATGCTGATCGACCGTTGGATCCTTGATCCATCCAGCTTCATCGGCCCGGATGGCGACATGGGCA